A single window of Tenericutes bacterium MZ-XQ DNA harbors:
- a CDS encoding ADP-ribosylglycohydrolase encodes MNIKDRAQGAFIGALIGEALGVGPHWFYNLDEQHKHYGTWIDDYTTPLAHRYHGQMKRGDISQQGWIIKKVAEQYIKDNGYKKSGFIKLFDEEILPQLDGTPMGGYGGYTSQVMRHIYQKRVIEKVDWDHLASISDTTESLERNIPTAIYYAKDLAKVAEIVTENTCLTQSDNVTGSVSVAFNVLLALIIQGEPFNQDISSKLMKKVYQKELPFHAVTSSNLGVPEKGEKAKSNEGLFASPDALLSPSYMIRAAFDPNIVIEPAWKVSLVYGMPCAFYHMMPAVYYLAAKFGGDFESGVLHAINGGGQNQVRAMLTGALIGAQVGLSGIPKRFIEGLNEKEELLKLADSLTEHL; translated from the coding sequence ATGAACATAAAAGATAGGGCACAAGGTGCTTTTATAGGTGCTTTAATTGGAGAAGCTTTGGGTGTTGGTCCACATTGGTTTTATAATCTAGATGAGCAACATAAACACTATGGAACATGGATTGATGATTATACGACTCCTTTAGCGCATAGATATCATGGACAAATGAAAAGAGGAGATATATCTCAACAAGGTTGGATCATAAAGAAAGTTGCTGAACAATACATTAAAGATAATGGCTACAAAAAATCTGGATTTATTAAGCTTTTTGATGAGGAAATACTACCTCAGTTAGATGGTACACCTATGGGTGGTTATGGTGGATATACATCACAAGTCATGAGACATATCTATCAAAAAAGAGTCATTGAAAAGGTAGATTGGGATCATTTAGCAAGTATTAGTGATACAACAGAATCACTTGAAAGAAATATTCCAACTGCAATTTATTATGCAAAAGATTTAGCAAAAGTAGCTGAGATCGTTACAGAAAACACATGCTTAACGCAAAGTGATAATGTAACTGGATCAGTATCAGTTGCATTTAATGTTTTACTTGCTTTGATCATTCAAGGAGAACCATTTAATCAAGATATAAGTTCGAAACTCATGAAAAAAGTGTATCAAAAAGAATTACCTTTTCATGCAGTGACATCTTCAAATTTAGGTGTACCTGAAAAAGGAGAAAAAGCAAAATCTAATGAAGGGTTATTTGCATCTCCTGATGCACTGCTTTCTCCAAGTTATATGATTAGAGCAGCATTTGATCCAAATATTGTTATTGAACCAGCTTGGAAAGTTTCTTTAGTTTACGGAATGCCATGTGCTTTTTATCATATGATGCCAGCTGTTTATTATTTGGCTGCGAAATTTGGTGGTGATTTTGAATCTGGTGTTTTACATGCTATCAATGGTGGTGGACAAAACCAAGTTCGTGCCATGTTGACTGGTGCATTAATTGGTGCACAAGTGGGACTTTCAGGGATCCCCAAAAGATTTATTGAAGGACTAAATGAAAAAGAAGAACTATTGAAGTTAGCTGATAGTTTAACCGAACACTTATAA